In Lactococcus paracarnosus, a genomic segment contains:
- a CDS encoding DUF536 domain-containing protein — MMTSNTVTELAEAFGVTRQAINNRVKKLEEEYLSKNDRGVTVVNEAGIEILEQHYGKKILELEPDIKKNSQVEQVDFEQLITQLLADKNLEIARLSEQISIKDGQIAEKDKQLDQQQQLTAKALTEREQTLIELADEKSKGFFTRLFKK, encoded by the coding sequence ATTATGACAAGCAATACTGTAACAGAACTGGCTGAAGCTTTTGGCGTGACGCGTCAGGCCATTAATAACCGTGTGAAAAAACTTGAAGAGGAGTATCTCAGTAAGAATGATCGTGGTGTGACAGTTGTCAATGAGGCAGGTATTGAGATTTTAGAGCAACATTATGGTAAAAAGATTCTTGAGTTGGAACCTGATATTAAAAAAAACAGCCAAGTGGAACAAGTAGACTTTGAACAGTTAATCACGCAACTATTAGCAGATAAGAACCTTGAGATAGCAAGATTATCTGAGCAAATTTCGATTAAAGATGGGCAGATTGCGGAGAAGGATAAGCAGTTGGATCAACAGCAACAGTTAACTGCTAAGGCTTTAACAGAGCGGGAACAGACACTAATTGAGTTGGCTGACGAAAAGTCAAAAGGTTTTTTTACAAGACTTTTCAAAAAGTAA
- the gap gene encoding type I glyceraldehyde-3-phosphate dehydrogenase produces MVVKVGINGFGRIGRLAFRRIQNVEGVEVVAINDLTDPAMLAHLLKYDTTQGRFDGKVEVKEGGFEVNGKFVKVTAESNPANINWAEDEAQIVLEATGFFATKEKAELHLHAKGAKQVVITAPGGSDVKTIVFNTNHEILTGEETVISGASCTTNCLAPMADALNKNFGLKVGTMTTIHGYTGDQMTLDGPHRGGDFRRARAAAENITPNTTGAAKAIGLVLPELNGKLQGHAQRVPVPTGSLTELVTVLDKKVTVEEVNAAMKAAANESYGYNEDEIVSSDIVGISNSSLFDATQTEVTEANGVQLVKTVAWYDNEMSYTSNLVRTLEYFAKLAK; encoded by the coding sequence ATGGTAGTTAAAGTTGGTATTAACGGTTTTGGCCGTATCGGTCGTCTTGCTTTTCGTCGTATTCAAAATGTTGAAGGTGTTGAAGTAGTTGCAATCAACGATCTTACAGATCCAGCAATGCTTGCTCACTTGTTGAAATATGACACAACTCAAGGTCGCTTTGACGGTAAAGTTGAAGTTAAAGAAGGCGGATTTGAAGTTAACGGTAAATTCGTTAAAGTTACTGCAGAATCTAACCCAGCTAACATCAACTGGGCTGAAGATGAAGCACAAATCGTACTTGAAGCAACTGGTTTCTTCGCAACTAAAGAAAAAGCTGAATTGCATTTACACGCTAAAGGTGCTAAACAAGTTGTAATTACTGCACCTGGTGGAAGTGATGTTAAAACAATCGTTTTCAACACTAACCACGAAATTTTGACTGGTGAAGAAACAGTTATCTCTGGTGCTTCATGTACGACTAACTGTCTTGCACCAATGGCTGATGCTTTGAACAAAAACTTCGGTCTTAAAGTTGGTACTATGACAACTATCCACGGTTATACTGGTGACCAAATGACTCTTGATGGTCCTCACCGTGGTGGAGATTTCCGTCGTGCACGTGCTGCAGCTGAAAACATCACACCTAACACAACTGGTGCTGCTAAAGCAATCGGTCTTGTATTACCAGAATTAAACGGTAAACTTCAAGGTCATGCACAACGTGTACCAGTTCCAACTGGTTCATTAACAGAACTTGTTACTGTTCTTGACAAAAAAGTTACAGTTGAAGAAGTTAACGCTGCTATGAAAGCTGCTGCTAACGAATCTTACGGTTACAACGAAGATGAAATCGTTTCATCTGATATCGTAGGTATCTCTAACTCTTCACTTTTTGATGCTACTCAAACTGAAGTTACAGAAGCTAACGGTGTTCAATTAGTTAAAACAGTTGCTTGGTATGACAACGAAATGTCTTACACATCTAACCTTGTTCGTACACTTGAATACTTCGCTAAACTCGCTAAATAA
- a CDS encoding zinc ribbon domain-containing protein YjdM, which yields METPKCVNCGSEFTYELSDTTFGCSECGIEFTASDITAATATNKFSVVDSVGIALADGDDVIIIQDLAVKGMPKPIKKGTKAKNIRLNENGKNGHFIDAKIDGFGAMGLKGAVVKKA from the coding sequence ATGGAAACACCAAAATGCGTTAACTGTGGGAGTGAGTTTACTTATGAGTTATCAGATACAACCTTTGGTTGCTCTGAGTGTGGTATTGAGTTTACAGCTTCAGATATTACAGCTGCTACTGCTACTAATAAATTCTCTGTAGTGGATTCTGTTGGTATTGCCTTAGCTGACGGAGATGATGTGATTATCATTCAAGATCTAGCTGTCAAAGGGATGCCCAAACCAATCAAAAAAGGAACTAAGGCTAAAAATATTAGACTCAATGAAAATGGCAAAAACGGTCATTTTATAGATGCTAAGATAGATGGGTTCGGTGCAATGGGTCTTAAAGGGGCGGTTGTCAAAAAAGCGTAA
- a CDS encoding YlbF family regulator — protein sequence MNIYDTMNQLERELRALPEYQAVVAALSAVKADEVASELYTKFMAVQMKMQAGQLQEESEQKEAQELFMSLQDNAVMAELLTKEQALQTITGDLQDIIFKPLQELYGQ from the coding sequence ATGAATATATATGATACGATGAACCAACTCGAACGTGAATTACGCGCTTTACCAGAATATCAAGCAGTTGTTGCTGCACTTTCAGCTGTAAAAGCAGATGAAGTTGCGAGTGAGCTATATACTAAATTTATGGCTGTCCAAATGAAGATGCAAGCTGGTCAACTTCAGGAAGAATCAGAGCAAAAAGAAGCCCAAGAATTGTTCATGAGCTTGCAAGATAATGCTGTCATGGCTGAGCTTTTGACGAAAGAACAAGCGCTACAAACGATTACAGGTGATTTACAAGATATCATCTTTAAACCACTACAAGAGTTATACGGTCAATAA
- a CDS encoding DUF1648 domain-containing protein: protein MMKVALFVNHIYSKICYLFLVLGIGFLCATIYLYLKLPNVIPVHWGLSFEVDSWGRKETLFILPISLFLCLILSSKKFIHAHETNPFRIMAAELVLLGVLTLLVIAMSYVYAIYFSLL from the coding sequence ATGATGAAAGTTGCTTTGTTTGTCAATCATATCTATTCAAAAATTTGTTATCTTTTTCTGGTTTTAGGGATAGGGTTTTTATGTGCCACAATTTATTTATATCTTAAACTGCCAAACGTCATTCCTGTACATTGGGGATTATCATTTGAGGTGGATAGCTGGGGAAGAAAAGAAACTCTTTTTATCCTTCCAATTTCACTGTTTCTATGCTTAATCTTGTCTTCAAAAAAGTTTATCCATGCACATGAGACAAATCCGTTCAGGATCATGGCTGCTGAGCTGGTTTTGTTAGGTGTTTTGACCTTACTAGTCATTGCAATGAGTTATGTTTATGCCATTTATTTTTCGTTACTATAA